From the genome of Vigna angularis cultivar LongXiaoDou No.4 chromosome 11, ASM1680809v1, whole genome shotgun sequence, one region includes:
- the LOC108333723 gene encoding LRR receptor-like serine/threonine-protein kinase IOS1: MWMSFYVAVLAVLLIQAHAQPGFISISCGSQDGYTDPSLEINYVSDVGFINTGVSGKISSEENSRYNTQRQLWTLRSFSEGKRNCYKINVTRASKYLIRTTFLYGNYDGRNKLPQFDLLIGPNHWSRVTIQNESSAQFNEIIHVPSMDYVQICLVDTDNGIPFITAIEFRTLNNDTYVTPFGSLESYNYLRCDLGSNQSYRYPDDVYDRFWYGPYYPCNFGENWKPLSASISDDSLNQTDYKQGATIMSTAVEPENDSAPLVIRWGPKNETDKFYVYMYFTEIHVLTTNETRLFNIMLNDESLVQNFSPRYHIADTLYPSAAISGKEIKFSLERTESSTLPPIISAIEIYRVIDSQNPETFQGDVDAITSIKSAYGVKRDWEGDPCSPAAYLWGGLNCTYLGNEFPRITALNLSSSGLSGKIDSSISNLTMLEKLDLSNNNLNGDVPDFLSQLQHLKILNLEKNDLSGSIPSALVEKSRKGSLSLSVGENPYLCESGQCNEKEKKNTVIPIVASICGVLILLIAVAILWILKRKKSKVEKFTDSVALNHQSDFSEKSTEKDNSFQQGKSQMYSYYDVLYITNNFKRIIGKGGFGTVYLGFIDDTPVAVKMLSSSAVHGYQQFQAEVKLLVSVHHKNLISLIGYCNEGTNKGLIYEYMAKGNLREHFSGKHNESPILSWKDRLRVAVDAAVGLEYLHNGCKFPIIHRDIKSSNILLDEHFQAKLSDFGLSKVFPDDETSHVSTIVAGTLGYLDPHYHSSNRLTQKSDVYSFGVVLLEIITNQSVMAGNEETGHISERVNLMISKGDIRAIVDSSLEGNFDIKSAWKAVEIAMVCVSPNPNERPMMSVVMSELQEALATELARTNHNNGFSVDTEFMP; encoded by the exons ATGTGGATGAGTTTCTATGTTGCTGTTTTAGCTGTTCTACTTATTCAAGCTCATGCTCAACCAG GATTCATCAGCATAAGTTGTGGATCTCAAGATGGTTATACTGACCCGTCACTAGAAATAAATTACGTTTCGGATGTGGGTTTCATAAATACTGGTGTGAGTGGGAAAATATCATCTGAAGAGAACAGCAGATACAATACTCAACGACAACTATGGACGCTGAGAAGCTTCTCGGAAGGAAAAAGGAACTGCTACAAAATAAACGTCACAAGAGCCTCTAAATATCTCATACGCACTACTTTTCTGTACGGAAATTATGATGGCCGAAATAAATTACCACAGTTTGATCTTCTTATCGGACCTAACCACTGGAGTAGAGTCACTATACAAAATGAATCATCTGCCCAATTCAATGAGATCATTCATGTACCTTCAATGGATTATGTGCAAATCTGTCTGGTTGACACAGACAATGGCATACCATTTATAACAGCCATAGAATTCAGGACTTTGAATAATGATACATACGTCACTCCATTCGGATCATTGGAATCTTACAATTACCTGCGCTGCGATTTGGGTTCAAACCAAAGCTACAG GTACCCGGATGATGTTTATGATCGTTTCTGGTATGGTCCCTATTACCCCTGTAACTTCGGCGAAAATTGGAAACCACTAAGTGCCTCCATTTCTGATGATTCTTTAAATCAGACGGATTACAAGCAGGGAGCTACTATCATGAGCACCGCAGTTGAACCAGAAAATGATAGTGCTCCGTTGGTAATAAGGTGGGGGCCAAAAAATGAAACTGACAAATTCTATGTGTACATGTACTTCACGGAAATTCATGTGTTAACCACGAATGAGACAAGACTATTCAACATCATGCTGAACGATGAATcattagttcaaaatttttCTCCGCGGTACCATATTGCCGATACCTTATACCCGTCGGCAGCCATCAgtgggaaagaaattaaattttccCTCGAGAGGACTGAAAGTTCAACCCTCCCTCCCATCATCAGTGCCATTGAAATTTACAGAGTAATAGACTCACAGAACCCAGAAACATTCCAAGGAGatg TTGATGCAATTACAAGCATTAAGTCTGCCTATGGAGTGAAAAGGGATTGGGAAGGTGATCCTTGCTCCCCTGCAGCCTACTTGTGGGGTGGTCTCAACTGTACTTATCTCGGCAATGAGTTCCCAAGAATCACAGCTTT GAATTTATCTTCGAGTGGATTGTCAGGAAAGATTGACTCTTCTATCTCAAACCTCACCATGTTGGAGAAGCt GGATTTATCTAACAATAACTTAAATGGTGATGTTCCTGATTTTTTGTCTCAATTACAACACTTGAAGATCTT aaacttGGAGAAGAATGACCTCTCCGGTTCAATTCCCTCTGCACTTGTTGAAAAATCACGCAAAGGTTCTCTTTCACTAAG TGTGGGTGAAAATCCATATCTATGTGAATCTGGTCAATGCAAcgagaaggaaaagaaaaatactgtAATACCCATAGTAGCATCAATATGTGGGGTTCTAATTCTTCTAATAGCGGTTGCTATATTGTGGATccttaaaaggaaaaaatcaaAAG TCGAAAAATTTACAGATTCGGTGGCACTAAATCATCAGAGTGATTTTTCAGAGAAATCCACAGAAAAGGATAATTCGTTCCAACAAGGCAAAAGTCAAATGTATTCATACTATGATGTCCTTTATATCACTAACAATTTCAAAAGAATTATTGGTAAAGGAGGATTTGGAACAGTTTACCTGGGTTTTATCGATGACACTCCAGTTGCAGTGAAAATGCTTTCCTCATCAGCAGTTCACGGTTATCAACAATTTCAAGCAGAG GTTAAACTTCTAGTCAGTGTTCATCACAAAAATTTGATATCCCTTATTGGTTACTGTAACGAAGGAACTAATAAGGGCCTAATATATGAATACATGGCTAAAGGGAACTTACGAGAACATTTCTCAG GTAAACACAACGAATCACCAATATTGAGCTGGAAGGACAGACTTCGTGTAGCAGTGGATGCAGCCGTAG GATTGGAATATCTGCATAATGGTTGCAAGTTTCCTATAATCCATAGagatataaaatcttcaaacaTCTTGTTGGATGAACACTTCCAAGCAAAGTTATCTGATTTTGGTCTTTCCAAAGTTTTCCCAGATGATGAGACATCTCATGTGTCAACTATTGTTGCTGGTACACTTGGTTATCTGGACCCTCA CTACCACTCTTCCAATAGATTAACACAGAAAAGTGATGTTTATAGCTTTGGGGTTGTTCTTTTGGAAATAATTACAAATCAATCAGTAATGGCAGGAAATGAAGAAACGGGTCACATAAGTGAACGAGTTAACTTGATGATATCAAAAGGGGACATCAGGGCCATAGTTGACTCAAGCTTAGAAGGAAATTTTGACATTAAGTCGGCATGGAAAGCGGTAGAAATAGCAATGGTTTGTGTTTCTCCAAATCCCAACGAAAGGCCAATGATGAGTGTGGTAATGAGTGAACTACAGGAGGCTTTAGCGACCGAATTAGCTAGAACAAACCATAACAATGGATTCAGTGTTGACACCGAATTCATGCCGTAG
- the LOC108332963 gene encoding putative leucine-rich repeat receptor-like serine/threonine-protein kinase At2g19230, with amino-acid sequence MDGKWRCHWSWIFTLWCVLAYTISQFSRKSILATENNSMHHKQGRRKLDDVSGSISIDCGIAEEVAYTDEKTQIHYTSDAQFIGTGTRKNISLKLTSEIPQGVFTTVRIFPEDKRNCYTLRHPEGGNTIYLVRASFMYGNTILVS; translated from the exons ATGGATGGAAAATGGAGATGCCATTGGTCTTGGATCTTCACCTTATGGTGTGTCCTTGCATATACCATTTCACAATTTTCAAGAAAGTCCATTCTGGCCACAGAGAACAACTCTATGCATCACAAACAAGGAAGAAGGAAACTGGATGATGTCAGTG GTTCTATTTCCATTGACTGTGGGATAGCAGAAGAAGTGGCCTACACTGATGAGAAAACTCAGATTCATTACACTTCAGATGCACAGTTTATTGGCACTggaacaagaaaaaatatatccCTCAAGCTCACTTCTGAAATACCCCAAGGAGTTTTCACTACTGTGAGAATCTTCCCTGAGGATAAAAGAAACTGTTACACACTACGACATCCAGAAGGCGGAAATACTATTTACTTGGTAAGAGCTTCTTTTATGTATGGAAACACAATATTAGTTTCATAA